CAGCGTGATCGGCCTTGGCGTGGTGCTGGCGCTGCTGCTGTGCGGCGTCCTGCATACCGACGCGATCCGCCGCGGCGCCGAATGGCTGCTGGCGGAAATGCTGCTGTTCTTCATTCCGCCGTGCATTGCCGTGGTGCAGTTCGGCGCGCTGTTCAAGGCCGAAGGCCTGCAACTGATCGCGGTGATCGTGCTCGGCACGCTGATCGTCATGGCCGGCACCGCGCTGGTCGTCGATGTCGTGTTCCGCTGGGAAC
This window of the Jeongeupia sp. USM3 genome carries:
- a CDS encoding CidA/LrgA family protein; translation: MATARVTGFFRLVTQLLLIFAVWFATDWFARAVHSPIPGSVIGLGVVLALLLCGVLHTDAIRRGAEWLLAEMLLFFIPPCIAVVQFGALFKAEGLQLIAVIVLGTLIVMAGTALVVDVVFRWEHRRRIRAKSQRRQLAGALQ